Proteins from a single region of Shinella zoogloeoides:
- a CDS encoding DUF1513 domain-containing protein produces MTARPSASLDRRAFLRMAGTAWAASLAARPAFALSRTDAVFASGYREPDGSFGIAVLAEDGRIIDRTPLPARSHGMAFSPITNHLVAFARRPGTFALVIDRSGKAAPVTIAAAEDRHFFGHGCFAPDGRILYASENDFDANRGVIGLYDARDGYRRIGEYSTFGIGTHDLSVSDDGSLLIAANGGIETHPDFGRTKLNLDHMEPSLALIDAATGALIERHALPEKLRQLSTRHVDLDEKGRIWFACQYEGPRNDLPPLVGRLSKGEDLTFLSLPEETTIGLANYVGAIAVNRREGLVGLTSPNGGRFVMLDARTGRVLREETVADAAGIAAAPNGFAVSSYDGRFAGRREDVAWDQHIASLRPR; encoded by the coding sequence ATGACGGCCCGGCCCAGCGCGTCCCTCGACCGCCGCGCCTTCCTGCGCATGGCGGGCACGGCCTGGGCGGCGTCGCTTGCCGCCCGCCCGGCCTTCGCGCTGTCGCGCACCGACGCCGTCTTCGCCTCCGGCTACCGGGAGCCGGACGGCAGCTTCGGCATCGCGGTCCTCGCCGAAGACGGAAGGATCATCGACCGCACGCCGCTGCCGGCCCGCAGCCACGGCATGGCCTTTTCTCCCATCACGAACCACCTCGTCGCCTTCGCCCGCCGTCCCGGCACCTTCGCGCTGGTGATCGACCGTTCCGGCAAAGCCGCGCCCGTCACCATCGCTGCCGCCGAGGACCGGCATTTCTTCGGCCACGGCTGCTTTGCGCCGGACGGTAGGATCCTCTACGCCAGCGAGAACGATTTCGACGCCAACAGGGGCGTCATCGGCCTCTACGACGCCCGCGACGGCTACCGCCGCATCGGCGAATATTCGACCTTCGGTATCGGCACGCACGATCTCTCCGTCAGCGACGACGGCAGTCTGCTGATCGCCGCCAATGGCGGCATCGAGACCCACCCGGATTTCGGGCGCACCAAGCTGAACCTCGACCATATGGAACCCTCGCTCGCCCTGATCGACGCGGCGACCGGCGCACTCATCGAGCGGCATGCGCTGCCGGAAAAACTGCGCCAGCTCTCCACCCGCCATGTCGATCTCGACGAGAAGGGCCGCATCTGGTTCGCCTGCCAGTATGAAGGCCCGCGCAACGACCTGCCGCCGCTCGTCGGCCGGCTCAGTAAGGGCGAGGACCTCACCTTCCTCTCGCTGCCCGAAGAGACGACCATCGGCCTTGCCAACTATGTCGGCGCCATCGCGGTGAACCGGCGCGAAGGCCTCGTCGGCCTCACCTCGCCGAACGGCGGACGCTTCGTCATGCTCGACGCCCGGACCGGCCGCGTCCTCAGGGAAGAAACCGTCGCGGATGCCGCGGGCATCGCCGCAGCGCCAAACGGCTTTGCCGTCTCCTCCTATGACGGACGCTTTGCCGGCCGGCGCGAAGACGTCGCCTGGGACCAGCACATTGCCAGCCTGAGACCCCGCTGA